A portion of the Feifania hominis genome contains these proteins:
- a CDS encoding YlbF family regulator, whose translation MTVMDKAKELGEAIIADGRFKNYEAAKEAHDKDEALQEKIMKFEAAREEVIAANTEEPRDDAKVKEISERLNALYDEITKNQTMTNFLSAKEAVESMVQEVYNLLTFYITGEEPNAGCGGDCAGCSGCH comes from the coding sequence ATGACAGTGATGGATAAGGCAAAAGAGCTCGGCGAGGCGATCATCGCCGACGGCCGCTTCAAAAACTACGAGGCCGCCAAGGAGGCCCACGACAAAGACGAGGCGCTTCAGGAGAAGATCATGAAGTTTGAGGCCGCCCGCGAGGAGGTCATCGCCGCCAACACCGAGGAGCCCCGCGACGACGCGAAAGTCAAGGAGATCTCCGAGCGCCTGAACGCCCTCTACGACGAGATCACCAAAAACCAGACCATGACCAATTTTCTCAGCGCCAAAGAGGCGGTTGAGAGCATGGTGCAGGAGGTCTACAACCTGTTGACGTTCTACATCACCGGCGAGGAGCCGAACGCCGGCTGCGGCGGCGACTGCGCAGGGTGCAGCGGCTGCCACTGA
- a CDS encoding phosphoribosylformylglycinamidine synthase has protein sequence MGKVYRIYVEKRPGVDIEARGMCRDLRENLMIAGLRSVRVLNRYDVENLSVEEFRRAQDIVFSEPPVDTVSFDDPVPGPGERIFAVEYLPGQFDQRADSAAQCVALLTLKERPLIRSARVYLLAGELTDEEFERVKRYVINPVESREASLERIETLRQDFPVPQAVEVLEGFTALDAAGLRGMLGQYGLAMDFDDLKFVQDYFAGERRDPTMTELRMIDTYWSDHCRHTTFLTEIDSITIDSERIQKSYDAYLDIRRRLGRESRPKTLMDLATIGAKELRRRGFLQNLDESEEINACSIVIKVDVDGEPRDYLLMFKNETHNHPTEIEPFGGAATCLGGAIRDPLSGRSYVYQAMRVTGAADPRVPVGETLPGKLPQKKLVNTAAAGYSSYGNQIGLATGYVNEVYHPNYVAKRMEIGAVVGAAPCENVVRERPEPGDVVILLGGRTGRDGIGGATGSSKSHTASSTSTCGAEVQKGNPPEERKLQRLFRNPEATRLIRRCNDFGAGGVSVAIGELADGLAIDLDRVPKKYEGLDGTELAISESQERMAVVVREGDAARFIALAGEENLEATQVAMVTAEPRLRMSWAGQQVVDLSREFLNSNGAPKHTDIHIDRPETASLYEGLGQGATARERFLSVLGDLNVCSQKGLVDRFDGTIGAASVTMPYGGAHQLTPVQSMAAKIPVEGGETDTASVMAYGFNPAISVKSPYHGAAAAVVESVAKLVAAGCDYRTAYLTFQEYFERTRSDPRRWGKPAAALLGALEAQLSLGLAAIGGKDSMSGTFEDIDVPPTLVSFAITTMGAGELVTPEFKQAGDELWLVEPAYDADGLVDFASLKAGFEAVRALVKAGGVRAAWAVSTGGICEAVCKMAFGNRLGAALETDLDLYRLRCGAILLEVPAGTAAPGVKLGRVLDEPCVRVSGESLPLDELLVAWQSTLEPVFPTQAKAACDTARRYDFGERAGAAPAIKNARPRVAIPVFPGTNCEYDSARAFERAGAEAEIFVIRNLTAQGLTESVEGFYRLVERSQIVMLPGGFSGGDEPDGSGKFIAAFLRNPKIADAIERLLHQRDGLMLGICNGFQALVKLGLVPTGHIVDLKPDSPTLTFNTIGRHQSTMVRTRVSSVKSPWFANVAEGDIHTIAISHGEGRFLADEAVLAQLAQNGQIATQYVDFAGEPSMDIAFNPNGSVDAIEGITSPDGRVLGKMGHSERMGRNICKNVPGEKDQKLFLSGVEYFK, from the coding sequence ATGGGTAAAGTGTACCGCATCTATGTGGAAAAGCGGCCGGGCGTCGACATTGAGGCGCGCGGCATGTGCCGGGATCTGCGCGAGAATCTGATGATTGCGGGGCTTCGCAGCGTGCGGGTTCTCAACCGCTACGACGTGGAGAATCTGAGCGTTGAGGAGTTTCGCCGCGCGCAGGACATCGTCTTCTCCGAACCGCCGGTGGATACGGTGAGTTTTGACGACCCCGTGCCGGGGCCGGGCGAGCGCATCTTCGCCGTGGAGTATCTGCCGGGGCAGTTCGACCAGCGAGCCGACTCCGCCGCGCAGTGCGTGGCGCTGCTGACGCTCAAGGAGCGCCCGCTCATTCGCAGCGCGCGGGTCTACCTGCTGGCGGGGGAGCTCACCGACGAGGAGTTTGAGCGCGTCAAGCGCTATGTCATCAACCCCGTCGAGAGCCGCGAGGCCTCGCTCGAGCGGATCGAGACTCTGCGCCAGGACTTCCCCGTGCCGCAGGCGGTCGAGGTGCTCGAGGGCTTTACCGCCCTCGACGCAGCGGGGCTTCGCGGCATGCTCGGGCAGTACGGCCTTGCGATGGACTTCGACGATCTGAAATTTGTGCAGGACTACTTCGCCGGCGAGCGCCGCGACCCGACCATGACCGAGCTTCGCATGATCGACACCTACTGGTCAGACCACTGCCGCCACACGACCTTTCTCACGGAGATCGACAGCATCACCATTGACAGTGAGCGCATTCAGAAGAGCTACGACGCCTATCTCGACATCCGCCGCAGGCTCGGCCGTGAGAGCCGCCCGAAGACGCTGATGGATCTTGCGACCATCGGCGCGAAAGAGCTGCGCCGGCGGGGGTTTTTGCAGAACCTCGATGAGAGCGAGGAGATCAACGCCTGCTCCATCGTCATCAAGGTGGATGTCGACGGCGAGCCGCGCGACTATCTGCTGATGTTCAAAAACGAGACCCACAACCACCCGACCGAGATCGAGCCCTTCGGCGGGGCGGCGACCTGCCTCGGCGGGGCCATCCGCGACCCGCTGTCGGGGCGCTCCTATGTCTATCAGGCCATGCGGGTGACGGGCGCGGCCGACCCGCGCGTGCCGGTGGGCGAGACGCTGCCGGGCAAGCTGCCCCAGAAGAAGCTCGTCAATACGGCGGCCGCGGGCTACAGCTCCTACGGCAACCAGATCGGCCTTGCGACGGGGTATGTCAATGAGGTCTACCACCCGAACTACGTCGCCAAGCGCATGGAGATCGGCGCGGTGGTGGGCGCGGCGCCCTGTGAGAACGTGGTGCGCGAGCGGCCGGAGCCGGGCGACGTTGTGATTCTGCTCGGCGGGCGCACGGGCCGCGACGGCATCGGCGGCGCGACGGGCTCGTCGAAGAGCCACACCGCGAGCTCGACGAGCACCTGCGGCGCCGAGGTGCAAAAGGGCAACCCGCCCGAGGAGAGAAAGCTCCAGCGGCTCTTCCGCAACCCCGAGGCGACGCGGCTGATCCGCCGGTGCAACGACTTCGGCGCGGGCGGCGTGTCGGTCGCCATCGGCGAGCTCGCCGACGGCCTTGCGATCGACCTCGACCGCGTGCCCAAGAAGTACGAGGGGCTCGACGGAACCGAGCTTGCGATCAGCGAATCGCAGGAGCGCATGGCCGTGGTCGTGCGCGAGGGCGACGCCGCGCGCTTCATCGCCCTCGCGGGCGAGGAGAACCTCGAGGCGACGCAGGTCGCGATGGTGACCGCCGAGCCGCGGCTTCGCATGAGCTGGGCCGGGCAGCAGGTCGTCGACCTGTCGCGGGAGTTTCTCAATTCCAACGGTGCGCCGAAGCACACCGATATTCACATCGACCGGCCCGAGACCGCCTCGCTCTACGAGGGACTCGGGCAGGGCGCCACCGCGAGAGAGCGCTTTCTCTCGGTGCTCGGCGATCTCAACGTCTGCTCGCAGAAGGGGCTTGTCGACCGCTTTGACGGCACCATCGGCGCGGCCTCGGTGACCATGCCCTACGGCGGGGCGCACCAGCTCACGCCGGTGCAGAGCATGGCGGCCAAGATTCCCGTGGAGGGCGGCGAGACCGACACCGCCTCGGTGATGGCCTACGGCTTCAACCCGGCAATCTCGGTCAAGAGCCCCTACCACGGGGCGGCCGCCGCGGTGGTCGAGTCGGTCGCGAAGCTCGTCGCGGCGGGCTGCGACTACCGCACGGCCTACCTGACTTTCCAGGAGTACTTCGAGCGTACCAGGAGCGACCCGCGCCGCTGGGGCAAACCCGCGGCGGCTCTGCTCGGCGCGCTCGAGGCGCAGCTCTCGCTCGGCCTTGCGGCCATCGGCGGAAAGGACAGTATGTCGGGCACGTTTGAGGACATCGACGTGCCGCCGACGCTTGTGAGCTTCGCCATCACGACGATGGGGGCGGGCGAGCTTGTTACCCCCGAGTTCAAACAGGCGGGCGACGAGCTGTGGCTCGTCGAGCCGGCGTATGACGCCGACGGCCTTGTGGACTTTGCAAGTCTCAAGGCGGGCTTTGAGGCGGTGCGCGCCCTGGTGAAAGCGGGCGGCGTGCGCGCGGCGTGGGCTGTTTCGACGGGCGGTATCTGCGAGGCCGTCTGCAAGATGGCGTTCGGCAACCGCCTCGGCGCCGCGCTCGAGACCGATCTTGATCTCTACCGCCTGCGCTGCGGCGCCATTCTGCTCGAGGTGCCGGCCGGTACGGCCGCGCCGGGCGTGAAGCTCGGCCGCGTTCTGGACGAGCCCTGCGTGCGCGTTTCGGGCGAGAGCCTGCCGCTCGACGAGCTTCTCGTCGCCTGGCAGAGCACGCTCGAGCCGGTCTTCCCGACGCAGGCAAAGGCCGCCTGCGACACGGCACGCCGCTATGACTTCGGCGAGCGGGCCGGGGCGGCGCCCGCCATTAAGAACGCGCGGCCGCGCGTGGCGATCCCGGTCTTCCCGGGGACCAACTGCGAGTACGACTCGGCGCGCGCCTTTGAGCGCGCGGGGGCCGAGGCGGAGATCTTCGTCATAAGAAACCTCACGGCGCAGGGCCTTACCGAGAGCGTCGAGGGCTTTTACCGGCTCGTCGAGCGCAGTCAGATCGTCATGCTGCCGGGCGGCTTCTCAGGCGGCGACGAGCCGGACGGCTCGGGCAAGTTCATCGCGGCCTTTCTGCGCAACCCGAAGATCGCCGACGCCATCGAGCGGCTTCTCCACCAGCGCGACGGCCTGATGCTCGGCATCTGCAACGGCTTTCAGGCGCTGGTCAAGCTCGGCCTTGTGCCGACGGGCCACATTGTCGATCTGAAGCCCGACAGCCCGACGCTGACTTTCAACACCATCGGCCGCCACCAGTCGACCATGGTGAGAACGCGGGTAAGCTCCGTCAAGTCGCCGTGGTTTGCAAACGTCGCCGAGGGCGACATTCACACCATTGCCATCTCCCACGGGGAGGGGCGCTTCCTTGCGGACGAGGCGGTGCTCGCGCAGCTTGCCCAAAACGGCCAGATCGCCACGCAGTATGTGGACTTTGCGGGCGAGCCGTCGATGGACATCGCGTTCAACCCCAACGGCTCGGTGGACGCCATCGAGGGCATCACGAGCCCCGACGGGCGCGTGCTCGGCAAGATGGGCCACAGCGAGCGCATGGGCCGCAACATCTGCAAGAATGTGCCCGGCGAGAAAGACCAGAAGCTCTTTTTGTCGGGCGTGGAATACTTCAAATAG
- the miaB gene encoding tRNA (N6-isopentenyl adenosine(37)-C2)-methylthiotransferase MiaB, whose amino-acid sequence MTDSIAREQAVRRVRELLAPRGPLCALIETFGCQQNEADSDKLRGLLIEMGYRMTDDREQADFIVLNTCAVREHAELRVLGVVGALKALKDRKPDLVIAVCGCMMQQEHRVREIKTKYRHVDIVFGAGLYHRLPELLKTVLEERRREITLADNTVEILEDLPTARRPGVRGDVTVMYGCDNYCSYCIVPYVRGRERSRAPGRVLGEVRELAAAGTREIMLLGQNVNSYGHDLAQPCSFAQLLRQVCEVPGDFWVRFMTSHPKDASHELFETMAQCKKIAPQLHLPVQSGSDRVLEAMNRRYTAAQYLALVDDLRALMPDIALSSDIIVGFPGESEGEFRETLALIERVRFDNLYTFAYSPRAGTRAAALPDQLSPGEKERRLQALMRAQEKISRERNEALVGSVQRVLVEGASKRDKSTLAGRTAGGKLVHFAGPARENTFVDVKILSAATWALTGVIIE is encoded by the coding sequence ATGACTGATTCCATCGCGCGCGAGCAGGCCGTGCGGCGGGTGCGGGAGCTTCTCGCCCCGCGCGGGCCGCTCTGCGCGCTCATCGAGACGTTCGGCTGCCAGCAGAACGAGGCCGACAGCGACAAGCTGCGCGGGCTGCTCATCGAGATGGGCTACCGCATGACCGACGACCGCGAGCAGGCCGACTTCATTGTGCTCAACACCTGCGCGGTGCGCGAGCACGCGGAGCTGCGCGTGCTGGGGGTCGTGGGCGCGCTCAAGGCGCTCAAGGACCGAAAGCCCGATCTCGTCATCGCCGTGTGCGGCTGCATGATGCAGCAGGAGCACCGCGTGCGCGAGATCAAAACCAAGTACCGCCATGTTGACATCGTGTTCGGCGCGGGGCTCTACCACCGGCTGCCGGAGCTTTTGAAAACCGTGCTCGAAGAGCGCCGGCGCGAGATCACCCTCGCCGACAACACCGTCGAGATTCTCGAGGATCTGCCGACCGCGCGCCGGCCGGGCGTGCGCGGCGACGTCACGGTGATGTACGGCTGTGACAACTACTGCTCCTACTGCATCGTGCCCTATGTGCGCGGCCGCGAGCGCAGCCGGGCGCCCGGGCGGGTGCTCGGCGAGGTGCGCGAGCTCGCCGCGGCGGGCACGCGCGAGATCATGCTGCTCGGGCAGAACGTCAACTCCTACGGGCACGACCTCGCGCAGCCGTGCAGCTTTGCGCAGCTTCTGCGGCAGGTCTGCGAGGTGCCGGGCGACTTCTGGGTGCGCTTTATGACGAGCCACCCGAAAGACGCCTCCCACGAGCTCTTCGAGACCATGGCGCAGTGCAAAAAGATCGCGCCGCAGCTGCATCTGCCGGTGCAGTCGGGCAGCGACCGGGTGCTCGAGGCCATGAACCGGCGCTACACGGCGGCGCAGTATCTTGCGCTGGTCGACGATCTGCGCGCGCTGATGCCGGACATTGCGCTGTCGAGCGACATCATCGTGGGCTTCCCCGGCGAGAGCGAGGGGGAGTTTCGCGAGACCCTCGCGCTCATCGAGCGGGTGCGCTTTGACAACCTGTACACGTTCGCCTACTCGCCGCGCGCCGGAACGAGGGCGGCGGCGCTGCCCGACCAGCTCTCGCCCGGGGAGAAAGAGCGGCGGCTTCAGGCGCTCATGCGCGCGCAGGAGAAGATCTCACGCGAGCGAAACGAGGCCCTGGTCGGCAGCGTGCAGCGCGTGCTGGTCGAGGGGGCGTCGAAGCGCGACAAAAGCACGCTCGCCGGGCGGACAGCCGGGGGCAAGCTCGTACACTTCGCGGGCCCGGCGAGAGAGAATACCTTTGTGGATGTGAAGATCCTCAGCGCCGCAACCTGGGCGCTGACGGGTGTGATCATAGAGTAA
- the rd gene encoding rubredoxin, which translates to MKKYVCTVCGYVYDPEAGDDAAGIAAGTSFDALPEDWVCPLCGVGKDLFEAQE; encoded by the coding sequence ATGAAGAAATATGTCTGTACGGTATGCGGCTATGTCTACGATCCCGAGGCGGGCGATGACGCGGCGGGAATCGCCGCAGGAACCTCGTTTGACGCTCTGCCGGAGGACTGGGTCTGCCCGCTGTGCGGCGTGGGCAAGGATCTCTTTGAAGCGCAGGAGTAA
- a CDS encoding putative ABC transporter permease subunit, whose amino-acid sequence MSKVILLTKILLKSGAMSATGGEAKKKRGLFAKLGRGAMVVFVGVCVLIVMASFGLLAYGLVGALQAVNQESLFLGLCFLIVTFLILFTAIFSAINVYYFSKDINYLLPMPFKPQQIVLAKFNVLLLTEYLLEAAFLLPCLAVYGVMTGAGALFWVYSAVVFLALPVVPLIVCCLIVMVLMSFVNLTKYRDRFQLIAGLLGIAFAIGIQFVAAGFAEVESEQAILEMMGKANEMVGMFGKIFFTIPPAAEALAFASGLRGLGSLAVLLAETGAAVLIYTVAAKALYFRGALGNSENAPSRRVDMRREMKSVRTQGVYSAYVKKEWKLLLRNPIYMMQCVLPALLMPVLFLVIFLVNPAYKDLLALAEQIAIPQSTLYAIALGFIQFFLMMNYASITAISREGQAAVMAKTFPVPYTTQCLAKLTPGFVLNVVSGALGIAMFAFLLGFSPVMAAAAAVPSLLFMMFEGAAVLLIDLKKPRLDWDSEYAVVKRNIGFLYQFLINAIAIGAIVGGAFLFSGQSYLWFALALTLLFGLLLAGVALYYRSHAERLLDNVQ is encoded by the coding sequence ATGAGTAAGGTCATTCTGCTGACTAAAATTCTGCTCAAGAGCGGCGCCATGAGTGCCACCGGCGGCGAGGCGAAAAAGAAGCGCGGTCTCTTTGCAAAGCTCGGCCGCGGGGCGATGGTCGTGTTCGTGGGCGTCTGTGTGCTCATCGTCATGGCGTCGTTCGGGCTGCTCGCCTACGGCCTTGTGGGCGCGCTGCAGGCGGTCAACCAGGAGTCGCTGTTTCTGGGGCTCTGTTTTCTGATCGTGACGTTTCTGATTCTCTTCACGGCCATCTTCTCGGCCATCAACGTCTACTACTTCTCAAAGGACATCAACTATCTTCTGCCCATGCCTTTCAAGCCCCAGCAGATCGTGCTGGCGAAGTTCAATGTGCTGCTGCTCACCGAGTATCTGCTCGAGGCGGCGTTTCTGCTACCCTGCCTTGCGGTCTACGGTGTGATGACCGGCGCGGGGGCCCTCTTCTGGGTCTACTCGGCGGTGGTGTTCCTGGCGCTGCCGGTGGTGCCGCTGATTGTCTGCTGCCTGATCGTGATGGTTCTGATGAGCTTTGTCAACCTCACCAAGTACCGCGACCGCTTCCAGCTCATCGCGGGGCTGCTGGGCATCGCCTTTGCCATCGGCATTCAGTTTGTCGCGGCGGGCTTTGCCGAGGTGGAGAGCGAGCAGGCCATCCTCGAGATGATGGGCAAGGCAAACGAGATGGTCGGCATGTTCGGCAAAATCTTCTTCACCATTCCCCCGGCGGCCGAGGCGCTCGCCTTTGCGTCGGGTCTCAGGGGGCTCGGGAGTCTCGCCGTTCTGCTCGCCGAGACGGGCGCGGCGGTGCTCATCTACACGGTTGCGGCAAAGGCGCTCTACTTCAGGGGCGCGCTCGGCAACAGTGAGAACGCGCCGAGCCGGCGCGTCGACATGCGCCGCGAGATGAAGTCGGTGAGAACCCAGGGCGTCTATTCGGCCTACGTCAAAAAGGAGTGGAAGCTCCTGCTGAGAAATCCGATTTACATGATGCAGTGCGTGCTGCCGGCGCTGCTGATGCCAGTGCTGTTTCTGGTTATTTTTCTGGTCAACCCCGCCTACAAGGATCTTCTGGCGCTGGCGGAGCAGATCGCGATCCCGCAGAGCACGCTCTATGCGATTGCACTCGGCTTCATCCAGTTCTTTCTGATGATGAACTACGCGAGCATCACCGCCATTTCGCGCGAGGGGCAGGCGGCCGTCATGGCGAAGACGTTTCCCGTGCCCTACACGACGCAGTGTCTGGCAAAGCTCACGCCCGGCTTTGTGCTCAATGTGGTCTCGGGGGCGCTCGGGATCGCCATGTTCGCCTTTTTACTCGGCTTCTCGCCGGTGATGGCGGCGGCTGCGGCCGTGCCGTCGCTGCTGTTTATGATGTTTGAGGGGGCGGCGGTGCTGCTGATTGACCTGAAAAAGCCGCGCCTCGACTGGGACAGCGAGTACGCCGTGGTCAAGCGCAACATCGGCTTTCTCTACCAGTTTCTCATCAACGCCATCGCCATCGGTGCAATTGTCGGCGGCGCGTTTCTCTTCAGCGGCCAGAGCTACCTGTGGTTTGCGCTGGCGCTGACGCTGCTGTTCGGGCTTTTGCTTGCGGGGGTTGCGCTCTACTACAGAAGCCATGCCGAGCGGCTGCTTGACAACGTACAGTGA
- a CDS encoding AbgT family transporter gives MNPNAKSKKPSLFSRFLNGIETVGNRLPHPITLFALFALAVVVISAVCEAFGVSATGEIINTSTMQLEEQTIHAVSLLSRDGIVYMLTQMVNNFTSFAPLGVVLVTMLGVGCAEGSGYLSALLRRAVSVTPKFIVTPMIVFLGVMSNIASDIGYVVLIPIGALVFMAYGRHPMAGLAAAFAGVSGGFSANLMIGTLDPMLAGISTEAAKLVDPLYEVRATDNLYFMFVSTFLIVLLGTIVTDKIVEPRLGAYTGSMDHGMDASAVTAQERRALRAANWTLLVLVVALVALCIPSNSIFRNPETGSLIDKSPLIGGLIPLITLVFFVPSVVYGRVAGVYKGEKDVCNQLSKNMNTMGSYIALVFVAAQFVSFFAYSKLGTILALNGAEALRASGVSGPVLMVLFIIFSALVNLLMGSASAKWTILAPVFVPMFMLLGYSPELTQVAYRIGDSCTNLITPLMSYFAMIVVFAKKYDERSGIGTIISTMVPYTLFFLVGWSALLVVWMLLGLPLGPGANLLLG, from the coding sequence ATGAATCCAAACGCAAAGAGCAAAAAGCCCTCCCTGTTCAGCCGGTTTTTAAACGGCATTGAGACCGTCGGCAACAGGCTTCCCCATCCGATCACCCTCTTCGCGCTGTTCGCGCTGGCGGTGGTGGTGATCTCAGCCGTCTGCGAGGCGTTCGGCGTGAGCGCGACGGGCGAGATCATCAACACCTCGACCATGCAGCTCGAGGAGCAGACCATCCACGCGGTGAGTCTGCTCTCGCGCGACGGCATTGTGTACATGCTCACCCAGATGGTCAACAACTTCACCAGCTTCGCGCCGCTCGGCGTGGTGCTCGTGACCATGCTCGGCGTCGGCTGCGCCGAGGGCAGCGGCTATCTCTCGGCCCTGCTGCGCCGGGCGGTGTCGGTCACGCCGAAGTTCATCGTCACCCCCATGATCGTCTTTCTCGGCGTCATGTCCAACATCGCCTCCGACATCGGCTATGTCGTGCTCATCCCCATCGGGGCGCTGGTGTTCATGGCCTATGGCCGCCACCCGATGGCGGGCCTCGCGGCCGCCTTTGCCGGCGTGTCGGGCGGTTTTTCCGCCAATCTCATGATCGGCACGCTCGACCCCATGCTCGCCGGCATCAGCACAGAGGCGGCAAAGCTCGTCGACCCGCTCTATGAGGTGCGCGCCACCGACAACCTCTACTTCATGTTCGTGTCGACCTTTTTGATCGTGCTGCTCGGCACCATCGTCACCGACAAGATCGTCGAGCCGCGCCTGGGCGCCTACACCGGCTCGATGGACCACGGCATGGACGCGTCGGCCGTCACCGCGCAGGAGCGCCGGGCGCTTCGCGCCGCGAACTGGACGCTGCTCGTGCTCGTCGTGGCGCTGGTCGCGCTGTGCATCCCGTCAAACTCCATCTTCCGCAACCCCGAGACGGGCAGTCTCATCGACAAGTCGCCGCTGATCGGCGGCCTCATCCCGCTGATCACGCTTGTGTTCTTCGTGCCCTCGGTGGTCTACGGCCGGGTCGCGGGCGTCTACAAGGGAGAAAAGGACGTGTGCAACCAGCTCTCGAAAAACATGAACACCATGGGCAGCTACATCGCGCTGGTCTTCGTCGCCGCCCAGTTTGTCAGCTTCTTCGCCTACAGCAAGCTCGGCACCATCCTCGCGCTCAATGGCGCCGAGGCGCTTCGTGCCTCCGGTGTCTCGGGGCCCGTGCTCATGGTGCTCTTCATCATCTTCTCAGCCCTTGTCAATCTGCTCATGGGCTCGGCCTCGGCCAAGTGGACCATTCTCGCGCCGGTCTTCGTGCCCATGTTCATGCTGCTCGGCTACTCGCCCGAGCTGACCCAGGTCGCCTACCGCATCGGCGACTCCTGCACAAATCTCATCACGCCGCTGATGAGCTACTTTGCGATGATCGTGGTCTTCGCCAAGAAGTACGACGAGCGCTCGGGCATCGGCACCATCATCTCGACCATGGTGCCCTACACGCTCTTCTTCCTGGTGGGCTGGTCGGCGCTGCTGGTG
- a CDS encoding ABC transporter ATP-binding protein, with amino-acid sequence MIELYNLTKSYAAGVKAVDDLSMTVQNGEIFGFLGPNGAGKTTTIKMITGITRPDSGTVLIDKIDIQREPLRAKRQFGYVPDSPDMFLRLKGLEYLNFIGDVYGVPADVRKTRIRELGERFEIYDKLGDQMQTYSHGMRQKAVLIGVLLHEPSNWILDEPMTGLDPKSAFILKQMMREHAQKGYSVIFSTHVLEVAEKLCDRVGIINKGKLVMSGTYDEIKEKSNDASLEEFFLSITEGGEPAHE; translated from the coding sequence ATGATTGAACTCTACAACCTGACCAAATCCTATGCCGCCGGCGTCAAGGCGGTGGACGACCTGTCCATGACCGTACAGAACGGTGAGATATTCGGCTTTCTCGGGCCAAACGGCGCGGGCAAGACGACCACCATCAAGATGATCACCGGCATCACCCGGCCCGACAGCGGCACGGTTCTCATCGACAAGATCGACATTCAGAGAGAGCCACTTCGCGCCAAGCGCCAGTTCGGCTATGTGCCCGACAGCCCGGACATGTTTCTGCGGCTCAAGGGGCTTGAGTATCTGAATTTTATCGGCGACGTCTACGGCGTGCCGGCCGATGTGAGAAAGACCCGCATCCGCGAGCTCGGCGAGCGCTTTGAGATCTACGACAAGCTCGGCGACCAGATGCAGACCTACTCGCACGGCATGCGCCAGAAAGCGGTGCTCATCGGCGTGCTGCTGCACGAGCCGTCGAACTGGATTCTCGACGAGCCCATGACCGGCCTCGACCCGAAGTCGGCCTTCATTCTCAAGCAGATGATGCGCGAGCACGCCCAGAAGGGATACAGCGTCATCTTTTCGACCCATGTGCTCGAGGTGGCGGAGAAGCTCTGCGACCGTGTGGGCATCATCAACAAGGGCAAGCTCGTCATGAGCGGCACCTACGACGAGATCAAGGAGAAGTCGAACGACGCCTCGCTCGAGGAGTTCTTCCTGTCGATCACCGAGGGGGGAGAGCCCGCGCATGAGTAA